Proteins encoded by one window of uncultured Draconibacterium sp.:
- a CDS encoding glycosyltransferase family 4 protein, which produces MNILQVTNKVPFPTKDGGAIACMNLTKGFYELGNEVTVLAMNTLKHHVRADEIPLEIKELATFKLVDVPARINAFEAMLNLIFSRQPYNAIRFIDKHFSRKLQQLLTENQFDIVQLEGLYVLPYIPVIRKCSSATVVYRAHNVEFEIWERAAKLSHGFKKLYLQNLSKRIRRFEEKLLNTYDLFVPITARDGDILDKLGNIKDKQVSQTGIDSSKLIPDLSTIEFPSLFHMGSLEWAPNQEGVVWFIENCWPEIRENYPDLKFYVAGRNAPQWLIDKLNVEGVVFEGEVADAYRFMNSKAIMIVPLFSGSGMRIKIIEGMALGKSIISTSIGAEGINICDGENILIANDVKSFNDAIAKLIEDRDYFDQVGKKATVFIRQNFDNLAITEKLTDFYKQYIT; this is translated from the coding sequence ATGAACATATTGCAGGTAACAAATAAGGTTCCTTTTCCAACCAAGGATGGTGGGGCCATAGCCTGTATGAATTTGACAAAAGGATTTTATGAGCTGGGCAACGAAGTAACTGTGTTGGCCATGAACACCTTAAAACATCATGTCCGGGCAGATGAAATACCACTGGAAATAAAAGAACTAGCGACATTTAAATTAGTAGATGTACCTGCCAGAATAAATGCCTTTGAGGCAATGTTGAATCTAATTTTTTCAAGACAGCCATACAACGCAATACGTTTTATCGATAAGCATTTTAGTAGAAAATTACAGCAATTACTTACTGAAAATCAGTTTGATATTGTCCAGTTGGAAGGGCTTTATGTGTTGCCATATATTCCGGTAATACGAAAGTGTTCGAGCGCAACAGTAGTATATCGGGCTCACAATGTTGAGTTTGAAATTTGGGAACGGGCAGCAAAATTGTCGCACGGTTTTAAAAAGTTATACCTACAGAATCTTTCGAAAAGAATCAGGCGATTCGAGGAAAAATTGTTGAACACGTATGACCTGTTCGTACCAATTACAGCCCGCGATGGAGATATACTTGATAAATTGGGAAATATAAAAGACAAACAGGTTTCACAAACAGGTATCGATTCTTCAAAACTTATTCCGGATTTGTCAACTATTGAATTTCCATCTCTTTTTCATATGGGCTCGCTGGAGTGGGCTCCAAACCAGGAAGGAGTCGTATGGTTTATCGAAAATTGCTGGCCTGAGATTCGTGAAAACTATCCGGATTTGAAGTTTTACGTTGCAGGGCGAAATGCTCCACAGTGGTTAATCGATAAGTTGAATGTTGAAGGTGTGGTTTTTGAAGGCGAAGTTGCAGATGCTTACCGTTTTATGAATTCGAAAGCGATAATGATTGTTCCCTTGTTTTCTGGCAGCGGAATGCGCATAAAAATTATTGAAGGAATGGCGCTGGGGAAAAGTATTATTTCAACATCGATTGGTGCTGAAGGAATTAATATTTGTGATGGTGAAAATATTTTGATTGCCAACGATGTAAAAAGTTTTAATGATGCTATTGCGAAATTAATTGAAGACCGGGACTATTTTGACCAGGTAGGAAAAAAGGCAACCGTTTTTATCCGGCAGAATTTTGATAATTTAGCAATCACAGAAAAACTAACTGATTTTTACAAACAATATATTACATGA
- a CDS encoding glucosaminidase domain-containing protein, whose amino-acid sequence MRQILFFLLFISLTLSAFSQRITREEYIRQWQLVAIEEMNRSGIPASITIAQGCLESGNGNSELSRKSNNHFGIKCKRSWTGKKVYYDDDRRNECFRSYRSVKDSYIDHTNFLMENPRYASLFMLDHTDYKSWAKGLKKAGYATAHDYDKRLIRIIEENKLHRLDKKMTFSPMDGQTAHNALDTDNTGTLTISPYKSHQITKVNRIKAVVAQKGDTYEILAQELGLKDWELYKFNDQPAGYRPIPNEVVYIKPKKNKTRKDKLTHRVQAGETMHYISQLYGIKLNPLYRRNGMKRGQQPRPGQVIYLNKKHK is encoded by the coding sequence ATGAGACAGATACTTTTCTTTCTACTTTTTATATCACTCACTTTAAGTGCATTTTCGCAACGAATTACCCGCGAAGAATACATCAGGCAATGGCAGCTTGTAGCTATTGAGGAGATGAACCGAAGTGGCATTCCTGCCAGTATTACAATAGCACAAGGTTGTTTAGAGTCGGGTAACGGAAACAGCGAATTGTCGAGAAAATCGAACAACCACTTTGGTATTAAATGCAAAAGAAGCTGGACAGGGAAAAAAGTCTATTACGACGATGACCGCCGTAATGAGTGTTTCAGGAGTTACCGCTCGGTAAAAGATTCATACATCGATCATACCAATTTCCTGATGGAGAATCCGCGTTACGCATCACTTTTTATGCTGGATCACACCGATTATAAAAGTTGGGCAAAAGGATTAAAAAAAGCCGGGTACGCCACAGCACATGATTACGACAAACGACTAATACGTATAATCGAAGAGAATAAACTGCATCGCCTCGATAAAAAAATGACCTTTAGTCCCATGGATGGACAAACGGCACACAATGCACTTGATACCGACAATACTGGCACACTTACCATTAGCCCATACAAATCTCACCAGATTACCAAAGTAAACCGGATAAAAGCTGTGGTAGCTCAAAAAGGCGACACCTACGAAATACTGGCTCAGGAACTTGGATTAAAAGACTGGGAGTTATACAAGTTTAACGATCAGCCGGCAGGATACCGGCCAATACCAAACGAAGTAGTTTACATTAAGCCCAAAAAGAACAAAACAAGAAAGGACAAATTAACTCACCGCGTTCAGGCAGGCGAAACCATGCACTATATCTCTCAGCTGTATGGTATAAAACTAAATCCACTGTATCGCCGCAATGGAATGAAACGTGGCCAGCAACCACGTCCGGGACAAGTTATTTATCTGAATAAAAAACATAAATAA
- a CDS encoding START-like domain-containing protein, producing the protein MTGKVKINLEYIINCSPKVLYNRLSTASGLTEWFADDVRVRGKRYTFIWDGSEQTAEMTLHKENRLVRFNWIDDEDTYFEFKITRDELTGDVSLLITDFAEEDEQDETRDLWNTQVSDLKHVLGS; encoded by the coding sequence ATGACTGGTAAAGTAAAAATCAACCTGGAATATATTATTAATTGTTCTCCTAAGGTCCTCTATAACAGGTTAAGCACGGCCTCCGGTTTAACCGAATGGTTTGCCGACGATGTTCGTGTGCGTGGAAAACGTTATACTTTTATTTGGGACGGATCTGAGCAAACTGCTGAGATGACCTTGCACAAAGAAAATAGGTTGGTACGTTTTAATTGGATTGATGACGAGGATACCTATTTTGAATTTAAAATTACCCGCGACGAGTTAACCGGAGATGTTTCGCTATTAATTACCGATTTTGCTGAAGAAGATGAACAGGACGAAACACGTGATTTATGGAATACCCAGGTTTCCGATCTTAAACACGTTTTAGGTTCATAA
- a CDS encoding glycoside hydrolase family 30 protein has product MKNFIIVIFCVFLISACSKTTPIDWVSTTPTTQWKSSQIETTTSAESTSAEVYTDKTQQVIEGFGSCFNELGWASLSALSDADREMIMKDLFEPGVGANFTICRMPVAANDFALNWYSYNETDGDFAMANFSIDNDKNTLIPFIKNAKQYNPNVKIWASPWSPPSWMKYNKHYASTSSQRMANMAEMIAKQREAQGDTAALGGFFANVGNPKYQNDLPLDREGKEGTDMFIQEEKYLEAYALYFSKFIEGYKNEGIDIFAVMPQNEFNSAQIFPSCCWTAAGLANFIGSYLGPAMNELGVDVYFGTMERPNEALVDTILQDPKSSKYVKGLGFQWAGKDALPGLNKRYPEMKMFQTEQECGDGKNDWAGAMHSWDLMKHYLNNGVSVYEYWNTSLFEGGVSRWGWEQNSLVVVNKKEKTYRYSYEYYMMKHASHYVLPGAQKLETGGEYNDLLAFKNTDGSIIIIVANQEEESKQVNIKVGDSYISPVLPATSLNTFKIEA; this is encoded by the coding sequence ATGAAAAACTTTATTATCGTAATATTTTGCGTCTTTCTAATCTCTGCCTGCAGTAAAACAACTCCCATAGACTGGGTAAGCACAACTCCGACCACCCAATGGAAATCATCACAGATAGAAACAACGACATCTGCTGAAAGTACTAGTGCCGAAGTTTATACCGACAAAACTCAACAGGTAATTGAAGGTTTTGGCAGCTGTTTTAACGAGTTAGGCTGGGCTTCGCTAAGTGCGTTAAGTGATGCCGATCGCGAAATGATAATGAAAGATCTGTTTGAACCCGGCGTTGGAGCTAACTTTACAATTTGCCGCATGCCTGTTGCTGCCAACGATTTTGCCTTAAACTGGTATTCGTACAACGAAACCGATGGCGATTTTGCCATGGCAAACTTTTCAATAGATAACGACAAAAACACGCTGATTCCCTTTATTAAAAATGCAAAACAATACAATCCAAATGTAAAGATATGGGCATCGCCATGGAGTCCTCCATCGTGGATGAAGTATAATAAACATTATGCCAGCACCTCGTCGCAGCGTATGGCAAACATGGCCGAAATGATTGCAAAACAACGCGAAGCACAAGGCGACACGGCAGCACTGGGAGGCTTTTTTGCCAACGTAGGTAATCCAAAATACCAAAACGATTTGCCACTCGACCGAGAGGGAAAAGAAGGTACAGATATGTTTATCCAGGAAGAGAAATACCTTGAAGCTTACGCCCTTTACTTCTCTAAATTTATTGAAGGCTACAAAAACGAAGGTATTGATATTTTCGCTGTAATGCCACAAAACGAATTCAACTCGGCACAAATATTTCCGAGCTGTTGCTGGACAGCTGCCGGATTGGCGAATTTTATTGGCTCCTACCTAGGCCCCGCAATGAATGAACTGGGCGTTGATGTTTATTTCGGCACCATGGAGCGCCCTAATGAAGCATTGGTAGATACTATTTTGCAGGATCCAAAATCGTCAAAATATGTAAAGGGACTAGGCTTTCAGTGGGCAGGAAAAGATGCATTGCCAGGCTTAAACAAACGTTATCCGGAAATGAAAATGTTCCAAACCGAGCAGGAATGCGGCGACGGCAAAAACGACTGGGCCGGAGCCATGCACTCGTGGGACCTGATGAAGCATTACCTGAACAACGGTGTTTCGGTTTACGAATACTGGAATACTTCCTTGTTCGAGGGTGGTGTTAGCCGCTGGGGCTGGGAACAAAACTCGTTAGTGGTTGTGAATAAAAAGGAGAAAACATACCGTTATTCGTACGAATATTACATGATGAAACATGCCAGCCATTACGTTTTGCCGGGAGCGCAAAAGCTTGAAACCGGTGGAGAATACAACGATTTACTTGCTTTTAAAAATACCGATGGTTCAATTATTATTATCGTAGCCAACCAGGAAGAAGAAAGTAAACAAGTAAACATTAAAGTGGGCGACAGCTATATTTCTCCTGTATTACCGGCAACATCGTTGAATACTTTTAAGATTGAAGCTTAA
- a CDS encoding HU family DNA-binding protein has product MNKAQLLDAMAEKAGLSKADAKKALDAFVGATTDALKAGDRVALIGFGSFSVTERGARTGRNPQTGKEITIPAKKVVKFKAGAELADAVS; this is encoded by the coding sequence ATGAACAAAGCTCAATTACTTGATGCGATGGCCGAAAAAGCAGGCCTTAGTAAAGCTGATGCTAAAAAAGCTCTTGATGCATTTGTAGGTGCTACTACTGATGCGCTCAAAGCAGGAGACCGTGTTGCTCTTATTGGATTCGGTTCTTTCTCTGTAACTGAACGTGGTGCCAGAACTGGTAGAAATCCTCAAACAGGAAAAGAAATTACTATTCCAGCTAAAAAAGTTGTAAAATTTAAAGCTGGTGCAGAATTAGCTGACGCTGTATCGTAA
- a CDS encoding RNA methyltransferase, with protein MDNNLLEYLSGYLTPQRLDLFEKVLNSRTRHLTVVLEDIFQKQNASAVLRTCDCFGIQDVHIIEDRNEFQVNREIAMGSSKWLSLHKYNSKEHNALDAIQTLKKQGYRIVATTPHTNDQELQDFDIAKGKTALVFGSELPGITETIMQEADEFLKIPMYGFTESFNISVSAAIILHHLTMRMRDSKELDWQLSDAEKAELKMEWIRKTIKRSELIEKRYWEENKK; from the coding sequence ATGGACAATAATCTTCTGGAATACCTGTCGGGATACCTTACTCCCCAACGACTCGACCTTTTTGAAAAAGTATTGAACAGCCGGACAAGGCATCTTACAGTTGTTTTGGAGGATATTTTCCAAAAACAAAATGCGAGTGCCGTTTTACGTACCTGCGATTGTTTTGGCATTCAGGATGTACATATTATTGAAGACCGCAACGAGTTTCAGGTGAATCGCGAAATTGCAATGGGCTCTTCAAAATGGCTGTCGTTACACAAATACAACAGTAAAGAGCATAATGCTCTTGATGCCATACAAACGTTAAAGAAACAAGGTTACCGTATTGTAGCCACCACTCCGCACACCAACGATCAGGAATTACAGGATTTTGATATTGCCAAAGGAAAAACGGCACTGGTTTTCGGTTCTGAACTTCCGGGAATAACAGAAACAATTATGCAGGAAGCTGACGAATTTCTGAAAATACCGATGTATGGGTTCACCGAAAGTTTCAATATATCAGTATCGGCAGCAATTATATTGCATCATCTTACCATGCGAATGAGAGACAGTAAAGAGCTGGACTGGCAACTAAGCGACGCGGAAAAAGCAGAACTTAAAATGGAATGGATTCGAAAAACCATTAAACGAAGCGAGCTGATTGAAAAACGATATTGGGAAGAAAATAAGAAATAA
- a CDS encoding LptF/LptG family permease, translating into MKRLHLFVIKSFLGPFFMTFFIVLFVLLMQFLWRYVDDLVGKGLDFKVLGEMMFYASFALLPLAFPLAMLLASIMTFGALGENYELVAMKASGISLFRIMRPLIIIAVIITGTAFYFSNNVLPKTNLKFSTLLYSVKKQRPELVLQEGVFTNEMDGYSIKVGKRNNNTKMLYDLLIYDHTKNKPNESVTVADSGLLRITEDKKYMVLELFHGVTYQEQKSQDRNRKETYPYQRNKFEEQTIRVKVRDFEFNRRDESIFKNQYRMLTIDQLKVADDSLSNDYHDRLQKYMMQINITPTITRRMFNLTVKHDSLKRDMNDPKADSIFDFDAYYGGLDKWVQADIARSALDRARSNMQQVNMFQGQLYNRKKTLNKYKMERHRKFTLSIAVLIFFFIGAPLGAIIRKGGLGMPVVVSIFLFILYYIVSMSGEKTAREDVWTMFNGMWFSSYIFLPIGVWLTYKAATDSAIMSAETYTKFFARLGLGRFFKKQNSNE; encoded by the coding sequence ATGAAGCGTTTACACCTTTTTGTTATAAAATCATTTTTAGGGCCATTTTTTATGACCTTTTTTATCGTGCTCTTTGTGCTGTTAATGCAGTTCTTATGGAGGTATGTTGATGATTTGGTTGGTAAGGGGCTCGATTTTAAAGTGTTGGGAGAAATGATGTTTTATGCATCGTTTGCCTTGTTGCCTCTTGCGTTTCCGCTCGCCATGCTTTTGGCATCTATAATGACTTTTGGCGCTTTGGGAGAAAACTACGAGCTGGTGGCAATGAAAGCTTCAGGAATCTCCTTATTTCGTATAATGCGCCCGTTAATTATTATTGCCGTAATTATTACAGGAACAGCTTTTTATTTCTCCAATAACGTGCTGCCCAAAACAAATCTAAAATTCTCTACATTACTATATAGCGTAAAAAAGCAACGCCCCGAGCTGGTATTGCAGGAAGGTGTGTTTACCAACGAAATGGATGGATACAGTATTAAGGTTGGGAAACGAAATAACAACACAAAAATGCTTTACGATCTGCTGATCTACGATCACACAAAAAACAAACCTAACGAAAGTGTTACTGTTGCTGATTCTGGATTATTACGAATAACGGAAGACAAGAAATATATGGTGTTGGAGTTGTTTCATGGAGTTACTTACCAGGAACAGAAATCGCAGGACAGAAACAGAAAAGAGACGTATCCTTACCAACGAAACAAATTTGAAGAGCAGACAATTCGGGTAAAAGTTCGCGATTTTGAATTTAATCGGCGCGATGAAAGCATTTTTAAAAATCAGTACAGGATGTTGACCATTGATCAGTTAAAAGTAGCCGATGACAGCCTCAGTAATGATTATCATGATCGCTTGCAGAAATATATGATGCAGATTAATATTACGCCAACCATTACAAGACGAATGTTTAATCTCACGGTAAAACACGATTCGCTTAAGCGAGATATGAATGACCCAAAGGCTGACTCGATTTTTGATTTTGATGCTTATTATGGTGGCTTGGATAAATGGGTTCAGGCTGATATTGCAAGGAGTGCCCTCGACCGCGCACGCAGCAATATGCAACAGGTAAATATGTTTCAGGGGCAGCTCTATAATAGAAAGAAAACACTGAATAAGTACAAAATGGAGCGGCATCGAAAATTTACTTTATCGATAGCTGTTCTAATCTTTTTCTTTATCGGTGCCCCACTCGGAGCCATTATCCGTAAAGGAGGATTAGGAATGCCGGTTGTGGTTTCCATATTCTTGTTCATTTTGTATTACATTGTATCAATGAGTGGTGAAAAAACGGCGAGAGAAGATGTATGGACGATGTTTAACGGTATGTGGTTCTCCTCTTATATCTTTTTGCCAATAGGAGTTTGGTTAACCTACAAAGCAGCTACCGATTCGGCGATAATGTCGGCCGAAACCTATACAAAGTTTTTTGCCCGCCTGGGACTTGGACGTTTTTTCAAAAAACAGAATTCAAACGAATAG
- a CDS encoding (Fe-S)-binding protein: MQIDVFIPCFIDQFYPETAASFVALLEKVGCDVKYNPKQTCCGQPAFNSGYWNEAKTVATKFLDDFELANLVIAPSASCTGFIRNYYHKLFEDDEELLRKTNKTRKKVFEFTDFLVNHLKVTDVGATFKHKVTFHDSCAGLREYGIKEEPRKLLSEVRGLELIEMDDLNTCCGFGGTFSAKFHNISTAMTEQKVEHALKTGAEYIVSTEASCLMNMEAYIKKQKLPIKTIHLVDLLAARS; the protein is encoded by the coding sequence ATGCAAATCGACGTTTTTATTCCTTGTTTTATCGATCAGTTTTATCCTGAAACTGCAGCAAGTTTTGTAGCCTTGCTTGAAAAGGTAGGTTGCGATGTAAAATACAATCCAAAACAAACCTGTTGCGGGCAACCGGCTTTTAACAGCGGTTATTGGAATGAGGCAAAAACGGTAGCCACAAAATTTTTGGATGATTTTGAATTGGCAAACCTTGTTATTGCACCTTCAGCTTCGTGTACTGGCTTTATTCGTAACTACTATCACAAATTATTTGAGGACGATGAAGAGTTGCTTAGAAAGACGAATAAGACCCGAAAAAAGGTATTTGAGTTTACCGATTTTTTGGTGAATCATTTAAAAGTAACCGATGTTGGCGCAACCTTTAAACACAAAGTTACTTTTCATGATTCGTGTGCAGGCCTGCGCGAGTATGGAATAAAAGAGGAGCCCCGGAAGTTATTGAGCGAGGTTCGAGGGCTTGAACTTATTGAAATGGATGATTTAAATACATGCTGTGGTTTTGGGGGAACTTTTTCAGCTAAATTCCACAATATCTCAACAGCAATGACCGAACAGAAAGTTGAACATGCACTAAAAACCGGTGCTGAATATATTGTTTCAACCGAAGCTTCGTGTCTGATGAATATGGAGGCCTACATAAAAAAACAGAAGCTACCGATAAAAACGATTCATTTGGTAGATTTGCTTGCAGCCAGAAGCTAG
- a CDS encoding glycosyltransferase family 2 protein, with protein MILSVLFWVFLFILFYTYAGYALVLWFFVGLKKLFGKQKVLLENKDYEPEVCLFVTAFNEKDYIGQKVKNAFSLDYPKEKIQYLWITDGSNDGSPEVLEGIDQLEVHHQPERRGKMHAMNRGMKFVKAPVVIFSDSNTILGKDSIREIVDCFKDPKVGCVAGEKRIIQHDEEAAAGAGEGLYWKFESWIKRKDWELNSAVGAVGELFAVRTELFEDVETDTLLDDFIISLRIAQRGYKIAYAPNAYAEETASLNVKEELKRKVRIAAGGIQTIMRLKGLLNPFKNGLLSWQYFSHKVLRWAFAPPALFLLFIINLLLVISFNSWSASNFYVLVLYLQVLCYTAAALGWYFENKKVRMKVLFVPYYFVMINYASILGIIRYIKGQQSVNWEKSKRAG; from the coding sequence ATGATTTTAAGCGTATTGTTCTGGGTATTTTTATTCATATTGTTTTATACTTATGCCGGGTATGCGCTTGTGTTATGGTTTTTTGTAGGCCTGAAAAAGTTGTTCGGAAAACAAAAAGTGTTGCTTGAAAATAAAGATTACGAACCCGAAGTTTGTTTGTTTGTAACTGCATTTAATGAAAAAGATTACATCGGTCAAAAGGTGAAAAATGCTTTTTCGCTCGATTATCCCAAAGAAAAAATCCAGTATCTGTGGATAACAGATGGTTCGAACGACGGCAGTCCGGAAGTACTTGAAGGAATAGATCAACTGGAAGTCCATCACCAACCTGAAAGACGAGGGAAAATGCATGCAATGAACCGCGGAATGAAGTTCGTAAAAGCTCCCGTAGTTATTTTCTCCGATTCAAATACTATACTTGGAAAAGATTCGATTCGCGAAATAGTAGATTGTTTTAAAGATCCAAAGGTGGGATGTGTAGCTGGAGAGAAAAGAATCATTCAACATGATGAGGAAGCCGCCGCCGGAGCAGGGGAGGGTTTGTACTGGAAATTTGAATCGTGGATAAAACGTAAAGACTGGGAATTAAATTCGGCAGTTGGTGCAGTAGGCGAATTATTTGCTGTTCGCACCGAACTTTTCGAAGATGTGGAAACCGATACTTTACTTGATGATTTCATCATTTCTCTTCGTATTGCTCAGCGTGGTTATAAAATTGCATATGCTCCAAATGCCTATGCTGAAGAGACTGCTTCTTTAAATGTAAAAGAGGAATTGAAACGAAAAGTTAGAATTGCTGCCGGAGGAATTCAAACGATTATGCGATTAAAAGGATTGTTAAATCCATTTAAGAACGGTTTGTTGAGCTGGCAGTATTTTTCGCACAAAGTATTACGCTGGGCTTTTGCTCCACCTGCGTTATTTCTTTTATTTATTATAAATCTGTTGTTAGTGATTAGCTTCAACAGTTGGAGTGCGAGTAATTTTTATGTGCTGGTACTGTATCTGCAAGTTTTGTGTTATACTGCCGCTGCATTAGGCTGGTATTTCGAAAACAAAAAGGTGCGAATGAAAGTTTTGTTTGTGCCTTATTATTTTGTGATGATCAATTATGCATCCATTCTTGGTATTATTCGATATATAAAGGGGCAACAATCGGTGAACTGGGAAAAATCAAAAAGGGCAGGATAG